The following proteins come from a genomic window of Pseudochaenichthys georgianus chromosome 19, fPseGeo1.2, whole genome shotgun sequence:
- the xrcc6 gene encoding X-ray repair cross-complementing protein 6, with protein sequence MVSLVINSDGRCKQIHRFICNHVPVPGFNVIYLPYADDLRTLDTPRCPWASKTQVDKMKEIVTKLRFKYRSDAFENPVIQQHYRNLEALALDMDAPENTEDLIMPKVEQINQRLGPLVEDFKDLVYPIGYNPENKPGAKRKTADAGGGADKKPKVEVSEDELRAHVQNGTLVKLTVPVLKDACKQFGVRTTGTKKQELMDALIAKLGP encoded by the exons atggtTTCCTTGGTTATTAACAGTGATGGGCGATGTAAGCAAATACACCGTTTTATTTGTAATCATGTCCCTGTTCCAGGTTTCAACGTGATCTATCTGCCGTACGCTGACGACCTGCGGACCCTCGACACCCCCCGCTGCCCGTGGGCCTCAAAAACACAGGTGGACAAGATGAAGGAGATCGTCACCAAACTGCGCTTCAAGTACAG GAGCGATGCGTTTGAGAACCCGGTCATCCAGCAGCACTACAGGAACCTGGAGGCTCTCGCTCTGGATATGGACGCTCCGGAGAACACAGAGGACCTCATCA tgCCGAAGGTGGAGCAGATCAACCAGCGTCTGGGTCCTCTGGTTGAGGACTTCAAGGATCTGGTTTACCCAATCGGATACAACCCTGAGAACAAACCAGGAGCCAAACGCAAGACAG CTGATGCCGGAGGTGGAGCTGATAAGAAGCCCAAAGTGGAAGTATCTGAAGACGAGCTGCGGGCCCACGTGCAGAACGGCACCCTGGTAAAACTGACGGTGCCGGTGCTGAAGGACGCATGCAAACAGTTTGGGGTTCGGACCACCGGCACCAAGAAGCAGGAGCTGATGGACGCTCTGATCGCAAAACTCGGACCCTGA
- the LOC117464999 gene encoding GTPase IMAP family member 4-like isoform X2, with protein MECQCEKDNPEDAAGGWWNMQMGTFTVVGYLLYRFSQTLPALIRWPIRIFCSLTGVSTLWSWVSHLVGTLRGIQGLCKWLSRIWRFIGSSSSKFKWLIAVILGSEMEPSSGGACKPGLRLIILGPTWGGRTSLADVLLGKSKKHAPKGPLMESTRRSTVIDSREVVVVETPDVLGTSLVPEIRAREALRSLQLCGPGPHAFLLVVQASGSKHGVDHDIIHAILTTINTFGAETAGFIIPVLIQPDHRDELPNPDFNDMAVRKFLRLRIEENTIPKELKKIRKQVMELVMEVKSQKEGHFVHELQKREESIREELLNDMTSALAEKLPHEY; from the exons ATGGAGTGTCAGTGTGAAAAGGACAACCCTGAGGATGCTGCTGGAG GCTGGTGGAACATGCAGATGGGAACTTTCACTGTGGTCGGGTATCTTCTCTACAGATTCTCTCAGa CGCTGCCGGCTCTGATCAGGTGGCCGATTCGTATCTTCTGCTCCCTAACGG GAGTGTCAACTCTGTGGAGCTGGGTGAGCCATCTAGTGGGAACTCTTCGTG GAATCCAGGGCCTGTGTAAATGGCTGTCTCGAATTTGGCGTTTCATAGGAT CGTCTTCCTCCAAGTTCAAGTGGCTGATTGCTGTCATCTTAG GGTCAGAGATGGAGCCCAGCAGCGGCGGCGCCTGTAAACCGGGGCTGAGGCTGATCATTCTGGGGCCGACATGGGGAGGACGGACCTCTCTTGCAGACGTTTTGTTGGGTAAAAGTAAGAAGCATGCACCCAAGGGCCCTCTGATGGAGAGCACCAGGAGATCCACAGTGATAGACAGCAGAGAGGTGGTAGTGGTGGAGACCCCGGATGTCTTAGGGACCTCTTTGGTGCCGGAGATCAGAGCCAGAGAAGCTCTGAGGAGCCTCCAGCTGTGCGGCCCGGGACCTCACGCCTTCCTGCTGGTGGTCCAAGCATCGGGCTCCAAGCATGGGGTCGACCATGATATAATTCATGCGATCCTAACCACCATCAACACGTTTGGAGCAGAGACAGCAGGCTTCATCATCCCAGTGCTCATCCAGCCAGACCACCGGGATGAATTGCCTAATCCAGATTTCAATGATATGGCTGTTAGGAAGTTCCTGAGGCTCCGGATCGAGGAAAACACGATCCCGAAGGAGCTGAAGAAGATACGCAAGCAGGTGATGGAGCTTGTGATGGAGGTGAAGTCTCAGAAGGAGGGCCACTTCGTCCACGAGCTGCAGAAAAGAGAGGAGAGCATCAGGGAGGAGCTGCTCAATGACATGACCTCTGCACTGGCCGAGAAACTGCCTCATgagtattaa
- the LOC117464999 gene encoding GTPase IMAP family member 4-like isoform X1, producing MCTHLLIQNTHFYNSWFTFQMVSQTTSGPTLTSTLIAFCSSAALPALIRWPIRIFCSLTGVSTLWSWVSHLVGTLRGIQGLCKWLSRIWRFIGSSSSKFKWLIAVILGSEMEPSSGGACKPGLRLIILGPTWGGRTSLADVLLGKSKKHAPKGPLMESTRRSTVIDSREVVVVETPDVLGTSLVPEIRAREALRSLQLCGPGPHAFLLVVQASGSKHGVDHDIIHAILTTINTFGAETAGFIIPVLIQPDHRDELPNPDFNDMAVRKFLRLRIEENTIPKELKKIRKQVMELVMEVKSQKEGHFVHELQKREESIREELLNDMTSALAEKLPHEY from the exons ATGTGCACACACTTACTGATCCAAAACACACATTTCTACAACAGCTGGTTTACTTTTCAAATGGTCAGCCAAACCACCAGtggaccaacgctgacctcaacACTGATAGCTTTCTGTTCCTCTGCAGCGCTGCCGGCTCTGATCAGGTGGCCGATTCGTATCTTCTGCTCCCTAACGG GAGTGTCAACTCTGTGGAGCTGGGTGAGCCATCTAGTGGGAACTCTTCGTG GAATCCAGGGCCTGTGTAAATGGCTGTCTCGAATTTGGCGTTTCATAGGAT CGTCTTCCTCCAAGTTCAAGTGGCTGATTGCTGTCATCTTAG GGTCAGAGATGGAGCCCAGCAGCGGCGGCGCCTGTAAACCGGGGCTGAGGCTGATCATTCTGGGGCCGACATGGGGAGGACGGACCTCTCTTGCAGACGTTTTGTTGGGTAAAAGTAAGAAGCATGCACCCAAGGGCCCTCTGATGGAGAGCACCAGGAGATCCACAGTGATAGACAGCAGAGAGGTGGTAGTGGTGGAGACCCCGGATGTCTTAGGGACCTCTTTGGTGCCGGAGATCAGAGCCAGAGAAGCTCTGAGGAGCCTCCAGCTGTGCGGCCCGGGACCTCACGCCTTCCTGCTGGTGGTCCAAGCATCGGGCTCCAAGCATGGGGTCGACCATGATATAATTCATGCGATCCTAACCACCATCAACACGTTTGGAGCAGAGACAGCAGGCTTCATCATCCCAGTGCTCATCCAGCCAGACCACCGGGATGAATTGCCTAATCCAGATTTCAATGATATGGCTGTTAGGAAGTTCCTGAGGCTCCGGATCGAGGAAAACACGATCCCGAAGGAGCTGAAGAAGATACGCAAGCAGGTGATGGAGCTTGTGATGGAGGTGAAGTCTCAGAAGGAGGGCCACTTCGTCCACGAGCTGCAGAAAAGAGAGGAGAGCATCAGGGAGGAGCTGCTCAATGACATGACCTCTGCACTGGCCGAGAAACTGCCTCATgagtattaa
- the josd1 gene encoding josephin-1 isoform X2 — protein sequence MGSAPYPAGEWKGKGRGGLQELGCMRWKVSKQKGGGGGGGEAAEERRGPADPQQDLSSSSSSLTPPLPPPLTPLPIYHEKQRRELCALHALNNVFQDGTAFSRDALQEIYQRLSPSTLVTPHKKSMLGNGNYDVNVIMAALQTRGFEAVWWDKRRDVGSIELSNVTGFILNVPSNLRWGPLMLPLKRQHWMGVREVGGVYYNLDSKLRSPQPIGAPDHVRKFLRQQLRGKNCELLLVVSEEVEAHQTWRTDG from the exons ATGGGCAGCGCTCCATATCCAGCGGGGGAGTGGAAGGGGAAGGGGAGAGGAGGCCTTCAGGAGCTGGGCTGCATGCGCTGGAAGGTCAGCAAGcagaaaggaggaggaggaggaggaggagaggcagCAGAGGAGAGGAG GGGTCCCGCGGACCCTCAGCAGGATCTctcgtcctcctcttcctccctcacccctcctcttcctccccctctgacccccctgccCATTTATCACGAGAAGCAGCGGCGGGAGCTGTGCGCCCTTCACGCCCTgaacaacgtcttccaggacGGCACGGCCTTCAGCAGGGACGCCCTGCAGGAGATCTACCAGAG GCTTTCTCCCAGCACGCTGGTGACGCCGCACAAGAAGAGCATGCTGGGAAACGGGAACTACGATGTAAACGTCATCATGGCGGCGCTGCAGACCCGCGGGTTCGAGGCCGTTTGGTGGGATAAAAGAAG GGACGTGGGCAGCATCGAGCTGTCCAACGTGACGGGCTTCATCCTGAACGTCCCGTCTAACCTGCGCTGGGGTCCTCTGATGCTGCCGCTCAAACGCCAGCACTGGATGGGAGTCAGGGAGGTGGGGGGGGTCTACTACAACCTGGACTCCAAGCTGCGCAGCCCTCAGCCAATCGGAGCGCCCGACCacgtcag GAAGTTTCTCCGGCAGCAGCTGCGAGGGAAGAACTGTGAGCTCCTATTGGTCGTCTCAGAGGAAGTGGAGGCGCACCAAACATGGCGGACGGACGGCTAA
- the josd1 gene encoding josephin-1 isoform X1 — protein MGSAPYPAGEWKGKGRGGLQELGCMRWKVSKQKGGGGGGGEAAEERRCRGPADPQQDLSSSSSSLTPPLPPPLTPLPIYHEKQRRELCALHALNNVFQDGTAFSRDALQEIYQRLSPSTLVTPHKKSMLGNGNYDVNVIMAALQTRGFEAVWWDKRRDVGSIELSNVTGFILNVPSNLRWGPLMLPLKRQHWMGVREVGGVYYNLDSKLRSPQPIGAPDHVRKFLRQQLRGKNCELLLVVSEEVEAHQTWRTDG, from the exons ATGGGCAGCGCTCCATATCCAGCGGGGGAGTGGAAGGGGAAGGGGAGAGGAGGCCTTCAGGAGCTGGGCTGCATGCGCTGGAAGGTCAGCAAGcagaaaggaggaggaggaggaggaggagaggcagCAGAGGAGAGGAG GTGCAGGGGTCCCGCGGACCCTCAGCAGGATCTctcgtcctcctcttcctccctcacccctcctcttcctccccctctgacccccctgccCATTTATCACGAGAAGCAGCGGCGGGAGCTGTGCGCCCTTCACGCCCTgaacaacgtcttccaggacGGCACGGCCTTCAGCAGGGACGCCCTGCAGGAGATCTACCAGAG GCTTTCTCCCAGCACGCTGGTGACGCCGCACAAGAAGAGCATGCTGGGAAACGGGAACTACGATGTAAACGTCATCATGGCGGCGCTGCAGACCCGCGGGTTCGAGGCCGTTTGGTGGGATAAAAGAAG GGACGTGGGCAGCATCGAGCTGTCCAACGTGACGGGCTTCATCCTGAACGTCCCGTCTAACCTGCGCTGGGGTCCTCTGATGCTGCCGCTCAAACGCCAGCACTGGATGGGAGTCAGGGAGGTGGGGGGGGTCTACTACAACCTGGACTCCAAGCTGCGCAGCCCTCAGCCAATCGGAGCGCCCGACCacgtcag GAAGTTTCTCCGGCAGCAGCTGCGAGGGAAGAACTGTGAGCTCCTATTGGTCGTCTCAGAGGAAGTGGAGGCGCACCAAACATGGCGGACGGACGGCTAA
- the cbx7b gene encoding chromobox protein homolog 7: MELSAIGEQVFAVECILKKRVKKGNVEYLLKWKGWPPKYSTWEPEEHILDQHLVKAYEEKEQKEKQLGHRRKGPKAKRLFLQDTVYTMDLRSAHKPPDDPPLPRLRLSLTRSLLPEEEERSLASCRRRETPEQHPGSKTWRSKFTCLHSDPRSPTAEDWEGRGEEEEEEEEDVKEVMAKGTLDGQERVNCSSLRPEEEEEKILEAVWRPLVAPGEVTVTDVSLNSLTVTFRESRVPRGFFREKEPLRI, from the exons ATGGAGCTGTCAGCTATAGGGGAGCAGGTGTTTGCTGTGGAGTGCATCCTGAAGAAAAGAGTTAAGAAG GGGAATGTGGAGTATCTGTTGAAGTGGAAAGGATGGCCTCCAAA GTACAGCACATGGGAACCAGAGGAGCATATTCTGGATCAGCACTTAGTGAAGGCCTACGAGGAGAA AGAGCAGAAGGAGAAACAATTGGGACACAGGAGGAAAGGACCCAAAGCCAAAAGACTCTTTCTGCAG GATACAGTTTACACCATGGATCTGCGCAGCGCTCACAAGCCTCCGGAcgatcctcctcttcctcgtctTCGTCTCTCTCTGACTCGTTCTCTGCTCCCCGAGGAAGAGGAGCGCTCGTTGGCTTCCtgcaggaggagagagacaccAGAGCAGCATCCAGGAAGCAAAACCTGGAGGTCAAAGTTCACGTGCCTTCACTCCGACCCTCGGAGTCCCACAGCCGAAGACTGGGAGGGccggggggaggaggaggaggaagaggaggaggatgtaAAGGAGGTGATGGCAAAGGGCACTTTGGATG GACAGGAGAGGGTGAACTGTTCCTCTCTCAGaccggaggaggaagaggagaagatTCTGGAGGCTGTCTGGCGGCCGCTCGTGGCTCCAGGAGAGGTGACGGTCACAGACGTCTCTCTGAATTCCCTCACCGTCACCTTCAGAGAGTCCAGAGTCCCCCGAGGCTTCTTCAGAGAGAAAGAGCCGCTGAGGATCTGA